One Candidatus Chazhemtobacterium aquaticus genomic window, GGTCAAACTTTGTAAAAAACATCTGTACAATCAACAACCTATCCCCCTTAATCGTATATGCAAAATTACCTACTCTTTCCCATTTTAAACTCTCCGTCGTTACCGCCCCCCTCATCTCCTTACCTATTACATCTCCTCCAAAAAACTGCTCAAATGAATATTTGCTCGCATCATAACAAAAAAGGGAAAACAAAGACCTTTTTTCCACTACCCCACCCACCATCTCGTCAAAAACCACCTGAGCCAAAGGCTCCTGCGACAATGACAGCTTAATATCCGACCTCACCCAATTCTTCGGATACTCAAACTCCACTCCACACTCACTACTCACATATCGATTAGACCCCAAGCCGCCACCCACACCTTTACTCCTCGCCACAATCACCACCGCCAACCCCACCATTGCCACCAACGCCACCACCAAACCGGCGTAAGCCATCACCTTTGAACTACCTTTCATGACTACCACTCTATCATACTAACTCTGTTATACTCCTACTAGTTTTAGGCTTACGCCTTCCTACGGGGAGCCAATTGGAACAACGGATCCAATGCCGGTGTCTTCACCCTCAACCTGAACAATACGCCCGACAACTCTGGAAACAACAATATTGGCTTTCGTTGCGCCGTCTCCCCCTAAGTAATCAAACCTGCGAGATCTCCAGATCATTGATCCACCCATCAATCACTGGAGCCGGGCACCATCCAATTACCAGCCTAAGACTCGTCATCCACTTTAAGGAGACAGAGATAGTAAAAGAGTAACCAGTCTCGGGATTAATCAACGGTTACTCTTTTACACTTCTATCATGTTTGACCGCATCATCTCTTTTAACAACCTGCTTTCCGCCTATTACAAAGCCAGAAGACACAAACGTTTCCAAAAACCTCTCCAAATCTTCGAGTTTAATCTCGAAAAAAACCTCATCAACCTCCAAACCAATCTCGCCACCAATCAATACCGCCCCAGAAAATACCACCGCTTCATCACCTTTGAACCCAAAAAACGTCAGATCTCAGCCCCTGTTTTTATCGACCGCATCCTCCATCACGCCATCATCACCGTTATTGAACCCATCTTTGAAAACGTTTTCATTAACCACTCCTTCGCCTGCCGCAAGGGTAAGGGCACCCACTTTGGTATGCTCCAAGTCTCCCAAGTCTATCACCAGATCCGTCAGCATCACCCCCGCTTCTACTGCCTTAAATGCGACATCAAAAGCTATTTCGCCAGTATTAATCATCAGATTCTTCTCCGCCTGCTATCAAAACACATCTCCTGCCCCAAAACCATCAAATTACTCACCACTATCATCACCAGCTACCACGACACACCCGGCTGTGGCATCCCCATCGGCAATCTTACCTCGCAGCTATTCGCCAATATCTACCTCCACCCTCTCGACCTGTACTTAACCAAAACCCTTAAACTCAAAAACTACTTTCGTTACATGGATGACTTTCTTGTCATCTCTCCCG contains:
- a CDS encoding reverse transcriptase/maturase family protein — protein: MFDRIISFNNLLSAYYKARRHKRFQKPLQIFEFNLEKNLINLQTNLATNQYRPRKYHRFITFEPKKRQISAPVFIDRILHHAIITVIEPIFENVFINHSFACRKGKGTHFGMLQVSQVYHQIRQHHPRFYCLKCDIKSYFASINHQILLRLLSKHISCPKTIKLLTTIITSYHDTPGCGIPIGNLTSQLFANIYLHPLDLYLTKTLKLKNYFRYMDDFLVISPDKEYLLALRRQINTFLTTNLKLTLHPKKNNIFRADRGLDFLGYLIKPHQTTIRKKTLRRYKKRHKKRLKKLKTLKHLLKNHNQPQQLSLFAPPQNLTDPDLSNQITALQQKLRSSRNSFKGFLRYSTHQRLSSGGVTINNITIPNIFPKKPNKP